Part of the Acidimicrobiales bacterium genome, GTCGGGGACGGTCAGCCGCCGGTCGAGTGCCCGACCACCGAGTTGATGTAGGTGAGCATGGGCCTCCCGCCACCCGAGCTGCCGACGGGCCAGAAGCCGATCTCCAGGTGCGGGCCGCTCGAGATGCCGACGATCCCGTAGCCCACGATGGAGATCTGCTGGCCGGCGACCACCTGGCTCCCGACGTGGACGAGGTCGGGTCCGGAGTGGCCGTAGTAGACGGTCCTGCCCGCCAGGGGGCCCGAGGTGATCCGGAGCACGGGGGCGTTCGATCCGAAGCCGCCGATCCCCTCCTGGATGATGGTGCCGGGGCCCATGGCATACAGGGGTGTGCCGCCGGGGGCGGAGTAGTCGACGCCGTTGTCGACCGAGCCGTTCTTCAGGTACTGGATCGGCAGCGGCAGACCCGAGCTGCTGGAGCTGGTCGCTGTCGCGGCCGGTGCCGGCAGCTTGGGAGCAGCAGTGGTGGTGGTGGTGGGTGCGAGCGTCGTCGGGGGAGCGGGCGCAGGGACCGTCGTCGTAGGGGCAGGTGCCGTGAGGGGCGGGCCTCCCAACGCCTGCGGCGAGGGAGCGGTGGTCGCAGACTCGCGGACTGCCCGGCCCGTCGCCAGGCGCTCGGAGGCGGGGTGGGGCATGACCCCGACGGCGACGCTGGCGCCGATCACGATCAGGGCGGCCGAGTAGCTGAGCAGGCCCTTGCGGAGCACCGGGTGCGCCGGGTCGCCCGCTTCCGGCGCCGACAGGCGGGAGGCCACACCGCGCAGCCGGCGCCCGAGAGGAAGGGATGTGGCGTCCGCCGCCAGGAGCAGTCGAGCTGCCGCCCGCACCACGCCGGAGTGAGAGTCAGTGGCCCGCTCCACGAGCTCGGCCGGCCCGGGGCGGATCCCCCCGATGACTCCTCGCACGGAGCCCTCGATTCTGCGCCCGGTGCCAGTTGTCCTGCTTGTTCGGCCCCTTGAACGGGCAAATCAGGACGAAACTGGCGCGCCCTGGGTCACCAGAGCTGGCCGCTACAGCTCCTCGTCGCCGACCCAGGAGCCGTGGAAGCCGTACGGCACCCGCCGCGGAAGTCGGACCCGCGCCACGGGCGCCGCACCCCACTCGTGGGCGTCCAGCACGAGTAGCTCACTGCCGTCGGTCGCGCTGTCGTAGACGTAGCTGAGCACCCAGCCCTCGTCCTCCCCGCTGGAGGGTGAGGCCGGGACGAAGACCGGCTCGCCCGCCGACTGGCTGGCCCGCAGCCGGTAGGGCTCGACGCGATCGCCGCGGGTGTCGTGCTTGAGGATCGACGAGCCGAAGCCGTCGCCGTGCCCGATGAGGTCGTCGGTCGCCAGCCACGCGTAGCGGTGGGCCAGACCCACGCGTCGCGGATCGACGCGTGGGAACTCCGCCGCCTGGTTGTCCAGCTGCTGCTCCTGCACCGTCCCGGCGGCGGCGTCGATAGTCCACCGCCATAGCGACGCCGTGTGGTCGAAAACCTCCGGTGAATCCCGCCACAGCTCGGGGTAGCGCGCCACGTCGACGGTGATGACGCCGGAGTCGTCCTCGTGGGCGTTGGCCGGGTGGAAGACGTAGCAGGGCTCGATGTCGAACCACTCGACGTCCGCGCTCCCGCCGGTCCTGGGCATGACCCCGAGGCGCGCGCCGTAGTCGTCGCTCCACACATATGGAAACCGACCCTGGGTCGCCAGCTCGAGGTCGAACACGATCGGCAGGTCCATCCAGACCACGTGCTTCGCCGTGACGTTGAAGTCGTGCATCATCGTGGGTCCTCGCACCTCGATGTCCTCACTCTGGATGAGCTCGCCGTTGGCCGTGGCTCGGTGATAAGTGAGATAGGGCGGAAAGAAGCTGTAGCCGAAGAACAGCAGCTCGCCCGTGGTGGCGCAGCGCTTGGGATGGGCAGTCATCGCCGTCGTCAGGCGTCCCCCGAAGTCGTACGGACCGACGGTGTCCAACTCGGGCGTCACCTCGGTTGGGAACGACGACTCGACCAGGGCAAGGATGTGACCGGCGTGG contains:
- a CDS encoding M23 family metallopeptidase yields the protein MRGVIGGIRPGPAELVERATDSHSGVVRAAARLLLAADATSLPLGRRLRGVASRLSAPEAGDPAHPVLRKGLLSYSAALIVIGASVAVGVMPHPASERLATGRAVRESATTAPSPQALGGPPLTAPAPTTTVPAPAPPTTLAPTTTTTAAPKLPAPAATATSSSSSGLPLPIQYLKNGSVDNGVDYSAPGGTPLYAMGPGTIIQEGIGGFGSNAPVLRITSGPLAGRTVYYGHSGPDLVHVGSQVVAGQQISIVGYGIVGISSGPHLEIGFWPVGSSGGGRPMLTYINSVVGHSTGG
- a CDS encoding carotenoid oxygenase family protein, whose protein sequence is MASRQEDRQQTKFYLEGNFAPVPDEMGAIDLPVEGKLPPELQGRYLRNGPNPRPGHEPSHWFMGDGMLHGVRIEDGRAEWYRNRWVQTKGLETGEDFVREDGSVDRSIGVANTHVVCHAGHILALVESSFPTEVTPELDTVGPYDFGGRLTTAMTAHPKRCATTGELLFFGYSFFPPYLTYHRATANGELIQSEDIEVRGPTMMHDFNVTAKHVVWMDLPIVFDLELATQGRFPYVWSDDYGARLGVMPRTGGSADVEWFDIEPCYVFHPANAHEDDSGVITVDVARYPELWRDSPEVFDHTASLWRWTIDAAAGTVQEQQLDNQAAEFPRVDPRRVGLAHRYAWLATDDLIGHGDGFGSSILKHDTRGDRVEPYRLRASQSAGEPVFVPASPSSGEDEGWVLSYVYDSATDGSELLVLDAHEWGAAPVARVRLPRRVPYGFHGSWVGDEEL